Genomic DNA from Hordeum vulgare subsp. vulgare chromosome 2H, MorexV3_pseudomolecules_assembly, whole genome shotgun sequence:
GGTTGTGTGGGGCTGAGCAGGGCGGTGGCCGGTGATCCGGGCCTTGCGGGCCGACGGCTGGAGGGAGGAGAAGCTGAGGAGGTGGGTGGCGgtcggctagggttagggcatggtaatcgaggaggagagaggattTGCTGTCTATTTAAAGACAAGGGGTTAGGCTTAGGGTTTTTGCTCCGTTTTCGAGCCGTTGGATTGTGATCCGATGGTCCAAAACGGAGGGGTGGCTAGGTGGGTGGTGTTGGGCTGTGTAGAATAGGTTATGTGGGAAGAGAGGGAATGTTGCCGCCCGTGACAAGAGAGTTTTAAACAACGAAAAACCGTTCGCCGATAATGAGATGACggtaccgctacggtcgaccgttcgggtatcaaacaaactgcgattgcgacaaaatttgatagacggtctacctacaatatattaagaccgcatgccaaatttcaatccAATCCGAGGATATTTTTcggacacctttaaaaacaatatcttatcgatgccgcgggtgcgtgtGTGTGAGGTTGATCTaaaaatggtcaacgacaaaaacggatagagccggcaactaataacggatgtagTTTTGTAAACTGGCGGCacaggagtgccgatgcaatgcagatgatgcgcataatgtgatgatgaatgcgacagacaatctaatcgcacgacgacaacaaaataagaggggaatcttctgaagtATCGGTCTCGGGATGTCACACTATGCGAGGCACGTCGTCAATTTAAAGTGATCGGCTTGTCTAGAGGGCGCCTAGCGGGCATATGCATCAGCAATGGCGCATTATTTGAAGATCAATCCGCTCGAGATCGCCTCCAATTTTTATACTATGAAATCTTTTGTactatattttataaaaaattggCATCCACTCTAATTTTTTTTCCCTTTGGTATCAAACACTCAACGTTGATCATATATAGGATTCAAATGATCATGTCACTTCAATCCTATATTTTTTCTATTCCTGCGTTTCCAAAATCCTACGAATCAAAGAGAGGCCCTGAAACTTGCAGGGAGAGCGAGCGATCTCCCGTGGCCGGAACGGCCAAACCCGCACCGAGTCACGCACGGGTGACCATTCACGAATCGGGAGAGGTTGGCCACTGTCCAGTGAGCGAGGCGAGCCCTCCTCTATGCAAACGCGACAcagtgagtaggtggctctctttaAGAAAAattgatctggcaatgaagtgtgtgttctgaatgcttctcccacgaatgagagatgggtggatggctatatataggcaacatacaaaatccaaccgttacacctaaagtggccaactcgatgacaccgaagtcataaactcgatggtatcgatttgcactaaaggcatcaacttttgaatctcggtggaaccgatatacacaacccggtggcaccgaaaatatgGCTAACGGTGAgacgacacaactcggtgacaccgatactcaaactctgaaattccgattttgtgtatcgaggcaccggaatgttggtcacccaaactcggtagcaccaatatggtttcagttgcaccgatttgATGAGAATGACTAGGGTTGTGTGTGGGATGAAACTCGGTTGTGTCGAAATGGGAAACTTgatggcaccgattttgagtatgtggttttggacagaataattatgtggaaaaaatgattgagtattttggtggctaactttgatcaCTTGAACAACTAGTTTATTTTAATACCTcaatcccttttaatagtattgacttttttATGAACTCAAAAATGATTTcttacaaatataaaatgaagagtcttccgtcttgaagcttgagccaattctgttcatttcttgcatcaaggggaatcTCCACATTAGTCTTTAACCAAAGCATattttgattttttctgaaatatggttggataaacatattagtccaattatGCATATTTTGTAATCAATTATTAAAACCATCGTAGAGAGCAATTGATAATCTTACAGGATTCAAATGATCATGTCACTTCAatcctatttttttcttctcttcctgcGTTTTCGAAACCCTAGGAATCAAAAAGAGGCCCTGAAAACTTGCAGGGAGAGCGAGCGATCTCCCGTGGCCGGAACGGCCAAACCCGCACCGAGTCACGCACCGGTGACCATTCACGAATCGGGGGAGGTTGGCCACTGTCCAGTGAGCGAGGCGAGCCCTCCTTCTCTATGCAAACACAGCGCAGGTGGTCCTGGCTACCGGCCGGTTTCCAAGGATAATAAAAACTACCCCCCTACTCTCTCGCTCTGCCTCCGGGCTACGTCCACCCGGCGCCTCCCTccgtctcctctcctctcctcgtgTTTATTTATACACGCACACGCACACCTTTCTCCCTGGTAGCCTAGCCACCACTACTGCAAGCGATAGCCgaggaaggaagatcaaacgacCAAGCAAAGCAACCAACCAACcaacgagcgagcgagcgagcgagatcACGGGCATGGGGGAGCAGGACACCAGCGGCAGCAGCATGGTGGAGGCGCGGGCGCCGGCCAAGAAGAGCGGCAGCGGCCACGCcgacccgcgcctccagggcattTCCGACGCCATCCGCGTCGTCCCGCACTTCCCCAAGCCAGGTCCGTCCGTCCGTCGGTCTCCGCTTGAAACCGTTTTCAGCTAACCAGGAGCAGCACTAGTTGCCTGACGCTGGTGCGCGGCGCGGCATGCAGAGATCATGTTCAACGACATCACGGCGCTGCTGCTGCGGCCGGGCGTGTTCAAGGACGCCGTCGACATGTTCGTGGAGCGCTACCGCGGCATGGGCATCGCGGCCGTCGCAGGTGAGAAACCATCCTTATCCGACCCATCGGCCCGCGCCCGCGCCCGCTGGTCAATCAGTCAGTCATGCAGCGCAGGAGCCATGTGCCGTCCACGCACGCGCGCGCGCTCTGGTGCCGGCCCGTGCGTCTTTCTTTAATGCCGCTGGGGCTGTTCTGAAACATACCGGCctgctactgctcctactactacttgCTTCCCTTCTTTGGGGGCAGATAATTCCTGCTCCCTTTGTCTCCCCCGCGCTCTGTCGTTGATCAGGTCACCACCACCGCACCACATTACAAATTACCAGTACGGCTAAACTTGTACCCCCTCCCTCCATCTGTAGTGATCTAAAAGATCGTATATTTACTAGTTTTACGGAGGAAGTACGTAGCAACTCTTATTTTTTTCATCAGATACGAACAGAACCGTGGAGTACTAGCACTAGAGAACAGTAGGCGCAGTACTAGGTAGTAGCAACAGTATTGGTACGCACACACGTATGCGTCTTCCTCATCAGTTCACCGCCTGGTCTGGTCCAGGTTCCAGAGAGCAGAGCAATTAAACCCAGGGGCCAATGCCGCCACCGGTGggaggaaggaagaggaggaagaagagtcgtCCATGGATGGAACCGAAGCCAATTTGCAGGCGCATGTGGGAGGTGTCCTTGCGCTGTCGTCGCATGGTCCCTGAAGCCGATCGAACGGACGAACGAACGCCAGCGCGCGCCGGCCGGCCCCCGTCGCGCCACTTGTACGTGCTCAATGCCCGGGTCACAGGGGGCGTGCATGTAGACGGCGGGCGATTGGGGGGAGACGAGGTCACGCCGGGGACCGGCGTGATCACCTGATCGGACGGCCGCGGTCGATCGCGCACATGCGGTGTCGTCCCGTCTGGTCCTCTCCTCGCGTACCTACTATACCTCTGGGCTCTGCTAGTACTACAAGAGCACAGCGATCTGGTTAGGTTAACGCCGCTGTTTGCTCGCTCGCCCGGCGCGCCTGGCTTATGTCAGCACCTAATGCCGCCGTGACGTTGTTGCGTACACGTACCCTAGCCATGCTATCTACTTACGTATACGCTGAATGAATGATGACCTTCGTGCCTCTCTGACTGACCTATTCGTGTTATATTATATGGCTGACATCTTGTGCTGCTGCTACTAGGCATTGAGGCGAGAGGGTTCATATTTGGCCCGGCGATTGCGCTGGCCATCGGAGCCAAATTCATACCGCTGCGCAAACCCGGGAAGCTCCCAGGTAACACTGTAATCTCCACCCTGCACTTCCACATCATCCCCATCTTCTCAGCTGTGACGGGGATGATCCGACATGTGCTTAGAATCAAGTGCTCTACTGCGACTACAGTACTGATGCATACTGAATCCTCGAGCACATTAACCACCTACCTACATCCTGAACATGTCATTTTTCCTGAATTTTCTCTACATCCTCTGAGTAGACTGAGCTGCAGTTTACTGTATTTtctccaaaagaaaaaaaaaagaaaacagtcGTTAGTGGTTTACAAAATGTGCTAATTTCGCTCTACAAAATAACGAAGGCGAGGTGATTTCCGAGACTTATACGCTTGAGTACGGGACGGATTGCTTGGAGATGCATGTTGGCGCCGTCGAACCTGGCGAGCGTGTGGTGGTGGTTGATGATCTGGTTGCAACCGGTGGAACACTTTCTGCAGCTATAAAACTTCTTGGTGAGtctctccctcttcttctctctAAGATTGGTGCACATGCAGATGGAATGTGAATAATTCTTGCATGGAGCTTCTGCTACACCAGCACTCTAGTAGTCCAGTAAATAAATATAACGGGGATAAGTAAGTCAAAGGATGTGTGATGCTGATATGGAATAATCTCTGATAGTCTTGCCAAAAAAGACGCATCGAGTATCATGCAGTGTAGCCACTTAAGCATCTCAACATCTTAGTGATAAGTGACAACATGTAGTAGAGTAGAGGACCATCATGTTTTATTGACAAGAAGCAAAGTTTGCCCGTGAGTGTGACAAATTCCTGTTTGAAAGATAAGCCCTATATACGGGGGTAGCTACTAGCTAATTACATAAAGGTGTGGCTTTGATGCGACTGGACTAATAATTTCCTTCTTTTTCATGCTACCAAGAGGAAACTTTGTACTACCCCCgtcccggtgtataagtcatttGCTTAGTTCTAGGTCGATAATTTAACTATCTAAATATGTATCATAtgtaataaaaaatatatatttagaaactacatccgtgtaaaaatctagtgatatactTTTCATGACATATAACACATATTTAATTCCTTAAATCGGTGACCTAGAACTACGCTAATGACTTATAgaccgggacggagggagtagataagtATCGAGCATTCACGTCACAGAGAAAACGAGGAGTTCTAATTACATGTCTCGCTCAATCATATGAATATATCATGAGCTAACAACATGAAAATGTCTTTTGACTAATCTTTTcatgattggtgcaattatttgcATTCCAGAACGTGCCGCAGCTGATGTTGTTGAGTGTGCATGCCTCATTGGACTCCCCAAGTTTAAGGTACGCAAGGGCTAAGGTGAAACAACCCTAGCTAACAAATTTACTACTACAAGTATTGCACTACTATGCGACTTGGACAGATGAATTGAGAAAGCAATGAACAAAATAAGCACTGAGCTGACAGGTTACTAAACTTACCTGTGACCAACTTATCTAGAAGAATCCTAATTTGCAAACCCTACTAGGACTTCCCTATTTTACTTACAGGAACACATCAACCTAGGCTTATATGTTCTCCTCTATGAACATACTTGCTGTAAATTGAACATATCAGGGATTGTGAGAAAAAATGGAAGCTTGAGTTTGGAAAATATACCACAAATAGAAACACTACATGCATACATTTTCCCCCGACAATGGAAGCTTTTCGTTGATTTTATCATCGCATCAAGAATATAGACATCAATCAAATATTTAACACATGGAAAATACATATTTCTAAGAGTGGCAAATGTATTTAATACCATGATATttattttggaatggagggagtaactTTGTGTATTCTGCAGGATTTCTACAAGCTCGATGGAAAGCCAGTTTACATACTGGTGGAGTCCCGcaaataaaaaatgaaatgaTGATGATTGATCAGGCAAGTGTTTATAGTCTGATTGTTGAAATATCTGTCAGTAGTTTTTGTTAATGTTTTTCCAACATATTTTGCAACACAGCGAGGCCTGAACTAATTCTGGCCTTGTTTCTTCGTCAGAGAAAGGATGACAGCTTCATTCATTTGCAAGGGCGCGCACGGTGGATGTGCATTGATAAGTCTGCAGTACACTGTTAGGGGCAGCTGCTATTGCTAAGTGTCTTGATGGAGAGTGTGAGATAGATGAGATGTAGTCTTCCTAGCACTAGTTTTTCCAGTAGTAGAGTATTTGATGAGAGCTTTGTAGTTATTTCTGTCGGGAATCACCGCTGTTAGCCGCAAAGAAAAGAACCATCCTGTTGTTCAGGTTCTTTTATGAGATTTTTGTGTGTGCATCTAAGCATTAATTTATTCCATTGTCTCTAAAATTGAAGCATCGGTAGTTTCTGaacaagaaagttacatcggtagTTTCTGAACTTAAGCTATGAAAATAGAACAGCCTGGTTGGTTCAGGAGGTTTGATCAGTTTTCCTGAGCAAAATCTTGCCACGATACCGATCTTGGCACACCGGCGGAGCACGGGAGCTGCTGCTGGGACGCCGATCTCAGAATGCCGGAGCCGGAAGGACGCGCGAACTGCTGCTGCGATGTCGACCTCGGCATGTGGCCCGAGGAGAGCAGCGGGGAGCTCGCCGTGTGGGGGTCAGCGAACTGCTGGCACGAGACCGACCTGGGCATACCGCCGGCGCGGTGGAGCCTGCACCGGAAGGAGCCAGGGTGCTCGGTTGGCGAGCAGATGCAGTGCCCCTTCGCCTTGGCTGGCACCTTGGCCGCCGTGGCGGCGATCTTGGAAGCCATCTTCAGAGCCCCGGTTGAAAGTTGAAACTGTCGGGTGATCCGGCGCGTTTTGTTTGTTTTAGTTGCGATTCCCGCGGGCTATTTGTAACGGAATTGCAGGGTGGATTTCGACTCGGATTCAGGTTCGTTACGATTCCATCAGAAACCTGATGATCGGTTGCAAACTGAAACTAACTGACGGAAAAATAGGACGCACACTGAATAGAGAAACTGGCGATAGTTTACTACTACACATGACAGGCAACTTACAAACACGCTCGAACTCATcaataatcaaacataagaaCAAGGAAGTTGCGGGCGCGATCGATCAATCGATGGGTGGATTCAGAGCATTGGAAGCATCGTCTGGAGCAGGGGAGCCGGCCGGGACCGGCGGTGCCGCGCCTTGAACTTCCTGATGGCCGCTGTGAGCACCCTCCTCCACCCCTCCTGAACAACCCAAGCCAACAGAAACCTCGTAACCCAATGGAAGATTCGGAGAGCGAGCTCAAGCTCGGAGGGGTTCATGTGCAGGGAACTACCTTGGTGGGGGCGGGCGATGGCAGCGGCGGCGACAAATCCAGCTTCTTCGCCCTGCCCGTCTCGTGGAGGTCGAGGAACGAGCCGTCCCGCCGCAGCCGCCGGCGCCGCCACCTCGACCTGCCGCCGCCTCCGGCGGCAGCGTCCTTGAGCCTGCTCCCGGCCCTCGCCCGGCGCCTCAGCTTGGCGATGAGGAAGTCCCTGGAACCGGCTCCGCCGGAGGCCGGCGACTCGCTCGGGATCTTGTTGATCGGGGACCAGATGCCGCTCTGGCAGTAGTCGAAGTCGTAGGCGGAGGAGTCGGGGAACTTGCCGAGGAGGCCCCGCGACATTGACTGCTCCAGgtactccaccgtcaccacgcgctccaccaccatcaccgcggtGGATGGGTTGCCGTTGTCGCCGCCGGCGTCTGCCTCGGCCTTGCTGTTCATCTTGGCTCAGGGCTCGAGGAAGTGCTTGGAGTTGAGAAGGAGCAGAGGGAATGGAGAGCGTGGTGATCGGAGGAAGGGAGGGAAATGGGTGGGAAATGGAGGAGATCAGTGGAAGTGACCGTTGTGGTGTCTGGGCGGGCACTCGACCGTTGGGATCTGGAGGGTTCGTGGCACTGGTAAGTGGGGTCTGGAACTGCCTGCACCAAAGCTGATGCGTACGTCAAATATTTGTGAGGGATTCAAAAATGCTAAACATACAAAGAGTTACATAAAGTTACACGCTGATTAGGATTGTTTCTTCCTAACTAACCACTCATCCCCTGATTTTTAAGAGGGTGAGGCCCTCATCTCCCTTAATCTCCAATCAAAATCCGCCTGTTTGTAAAACCTATGTAGAGTTATGTATGTGTAGCATGGCTCGTGAGGGATTGGGGCGAAGTATTTCTGTTCTTTCTCC
This window encodes:
- the LOC123427177 gene encoding adenine phosphoribosyltransferase 2-like, producing the protein MGEQDTSGSSMVEARAPAKKSGSGHADPRLQGISDAIRVVPHFPKPEIMFNDITALLLRPGVFKDAVDMFVERYRGMGIAAVAGIEARGFIFGPAIALAIGAKFIPLRKPGKLPGEVISETYTLEYGTDCLEMHVGAVEPGERVVVVDDLVATGGTLSAAIKLLERAAADVVECACLIGLPKFKDFYKLDGKPVYILVESRK
- the LOC123427179 gene encoding uncharacterized protein LOC123427179, which produces MNSKAEADAGGDNGNPSTAVMVVERVVTVEYLEQSMSRGLLGKFPDSSAYDFDYCQSGIWSPINKIPSESPASGGAGSRDFLIAKLRRRARAGSRLKDAAAGGGGRSRWRRRRLRRDGSFLDLHETGRAKKLDLSPPLPSPAPTKEGWRRVLTAAIRKFKARHRRSRPAPLLQTMLPML